A genomic region of Palaemon carinicauda isolate YSFRI2023 chromosome 22, ASM3689809v2, whole genome shotgun sequence contains the following coding sequences:
- the LOC137616053 gene encoding cylicin-2-like, with translation MVWHYSRNTFNREVNNYICELTTWKLFVRAKLGGILYSGKSCHDEGEGKKELRRRRREKELRRKRREKIVEAEEEGKRVVTKEEGKKNRGGGGGKKSCDEGGGKKDGKSCDDEGEGNKSCEEGGGKKSRGGTGGKKSRRGREGRKSRRGGEGKKSRIGGGKKSSREGGRKSRKGGGKKNRGGRGGKKSRGGGGGKKSRRGTGGKKSRRGTGGKKSRRGTGGKKSRRGTGGKKSRRGTGGKKSRGGGGGGKKSRRGGGKKEQKRGRREKDQKRRRREEEQKRGRREKDQKRRRRKEEQKRRRREKGQQRKIREKDQKRRRREEEQKRRRREKEQRTGRKKRQIETFMNAGYNWGKSN, from the exons ATGGTGTGGCATTATTCTAGAAACACCTTCAATAGAGAGGTGAATAACTATATTTGTGAATTAACAACTTGGA AGTTGTTTGTTAGGGCGAAATTGGGAGGCATTCTTTACAGCGGCAAGAGTTGCCACGACGAAGGAGAAGGGAAAAAAGAGTTGCGACGAAGGAGGAGGGAAAAGGAGTTGCGACGAAAGAGAAGGGAAAAAATAGTAGAGGCGGAGGAGGAGGGAAAAAGAGTGGTGACGAAAGAGGAGGGAAAAAAgaatagaggaggaggaggagggaaaaagaGTTGCGACGAAGGAGGAGGGAAAAAaga CGGCAAGAGTTGCGACGACGAAGGAGAAGGGAATAAGAGTTGCGAGGAAGGAGGAGGGAAAAAGAGCAGAGGAGGAACAGGAGGGAAAAAGagcagaagaggaagagaagggagaaagagcagaagaggaggagaagggaaaAAGAGCAGAATAGGAGGAGGGAAAAAGAGTAGCAGAGAAGGAGGGAGAAAGAGCAGAAAAGGAGGAGGGAAAAAGAACAGAGGAGGACGAGGAGGGAAAAagagcagaggaggaggaggagggaaaaagaGCAGAAGAGGAACAGGAGGGAAAAAGAGCAGAAGAGGAACAGGAGGGAAAAAGAGCAGAAGAGGAACAGGAGGGAAAAAGAGCAGAAGAGGAACAGGAGGGAAAAAGAGCAGAAGAGGAACAGGAGGGAAAAagagcagaggaggaggaggaggaggaaaaaagagcagaagaggaggaggaaaaaaagagCAGAAGAGAGGGAGAAGGGAAAAAGaccagaagaggaggaggagggaagaagaGCAGAAGAGAGGGAGAAGGGAAAAAGaccagaagaggaggaggaggaaagaagagcagaagagaaggagaagggaaaaaggccAGCAGAGGAAGATAAGGGAAAAAGaccagaagaggaggaggagggaagaagagcagaagaggaggagaagggaaaAAGAGCAGAGAACGgggagaaaaaaaagacaaatagaGACATTTATGAATGCAGGATATAACTGGGGAAAAtcaaactaa